A single region of the Stenotrophomonas sp. Marseille-Q4652 genome encodes:
- a CDS encoding 2-oxoglutarate and iron-dependent oxygenase domain-containing protein, translated as MTARIPTLDITRFDTDREAFVAELGAAYRQWGFAGISNHGISQELIDNAYAAFRKFYALPEETKKKYHLAGQGGARGYTPFGIETAKDSKYFDLKEFWHIGRELPEDSKYRDVMPPNVWPDEVPEFKEYGLALYNALDALGSRVLAALALHIDLPENFFADKTNFGNSILRPIHYPPITADDIPNVRAGAHGDINFITLLVGASTAGLEVRSHDGEWVPFTSEGDTIVVNIGDMLQRLTNHVYPSTIHRVVNPPGELARQPRYSVPFFLHPNPDFLIKTLPGCISEENPDRYPEPITAHGFLEERLREIKLK; from the coding sequence ATGACTGCACGTATTCCCACCCTGGACATCACCCGCTTCGACACCGACCGCGAAGCGTTCGTCGCCGAGCTGGGCGCCGCCTATCGCCAGTGGGGTTTTGCCGGCATCAGCAACCATGGCATCAGCCAGGAACTGATAGACAACGCCTACGCCGCCTTCCGCAAGTTCTACGCGTTGCCGGAAGAAACCAAGAAGAAGTACCACCTGGCAGGCCAGGGCGGTGCGCGTGGCTACACCCCGTTCGGCATCGAGACCGCCAAGGATTCCAAGTACTTCGACCTGAAGGAGTTCTGGCACATTGGCCGCGAGCTGCCGGAGGATTCGAAGTACCGCGACGTGATGCCGCCGAACGTATGGCCTGACGAAGTGCCGGAATTCAAGGAATACGGCCTGGCCCTGTACAACGCGCTCGACGCCCTGGGCTCGCGCGTGCTGGCCGCGCTGGCCCTGCACATCGACCTGCCGGAGAACTTCTTCGCCGACAAGACCAACTTCGGCAACTCGATCCTGCGCCCGATCCACTACCCGCCGATCACCGCCGACGACATCCCCAATGTGCGCGCCGGTGCCCATGGGGACATCAATTTCATCACCCTGCTGGTCGGTGCCTCCACTGCCGGCCTGGAAGTGCGTTCGCATGACGGCGAGTGGGTGCCCTTCACCTCCGAGGGCGACACCATCGTGGTCAACATCGGCGACATGCTGCAGCGCCTGACCAACCACGTGTATCCGTCGACCATCCACCGCGTGGTCAATCCCCCGGGTGAGCTGGCCCGCCAGCCGCGTTACTCGGTGCCGTTCTTCCTGCACCCGAACCCGGACTTCCTGATCAAGACCCTGCCGGGCTGCATCAGCGAGGAGAACCCGGACCGCTATCCGGAGCCGATCACCGCACACGGCTTCCTGGAAGAGCGCCTGCGCGAGATCAAGCTGAAGTAA
- a CDS encoding NADH-quinone oxidoreductase subunit B, whose amino-acid sequence MGVIQTLDGLMNNPIPEGRVDDILRPEGENPLLEKGYVTTSVDALLNWARTGSMWPMTFGLACCAVEMMHAGAARLDLDRYGVVFRPSPRQSDVMIVAGTLVNKMAPALRKVYDQMPDPKWVISMGSCANGGGYYHYSYSVVRGCDRVVPVDVYVPGCPPTAEALVYGILQLQKKIWRTQTIAR is encoded by the coding sequence ATGGGAGTGATTCAGACTCTCGATGGGCTGATGAACAACCCCATCCCGGAAGGGCGGGTTGACGACATCCTGCGCCCGGAAGGCGAGAACCCGCTGCTGGAGAAGGGTTACGTCACCACCAGCGTCGATGCGCTGCTCAACTGGGCGCGCACCGGCTCGATGTGGCCGATGACCTTCGGTCTGGCCTGCTGCGCGGTCGAGATGATGCACGCCGGCGCCGCGCGCCTGGACCTGGACCGCTACGGCGTGGTGTTCCGCCCGTCGCCGCGCCAGTCCGACGTGATGATCGTCGCCGGCACCCTGGTCAACAAGATGGCCCCGGCGCTGCGCAAGGTCTACGACCAGATGCCGGACCCGAAGTGGGTCATCTCCATGGGTAGCTGCGCCAACGGCGGCGGCTACTACCACTACTCCTATTCGGTGGTGCGCGGTTGCGACCGCGTGGTGCCGGTGGACGTGTACGTGCCGGGCTGCCCGCCGACCGCCGAAGCGCTGGTCTACGGCATCCTCCAGCTGCAGAAGAAGATCTGGCGTACCCAGACCATCGCGCGCTGA
- the nuoF gene encoding NADH-quinone oxidoreductase subunit NuoF, with amino-acid sequence MAHHHQATGPVGPAPQPHNVVYTTLHFDTPWSYENYVKTGGYAALRKILEEKIAPADVIEMVKQSGLRGRGGAGFPTGLKWSFMPKGDMQKYILCNSDESEPGTCKDRDILRYNPHAVVEGMAIACYATGSTVGYNYLRGEFHHEPFEHFEQALADAYSNGWLGKNVLGSGVDIDIYGALGAGAYICGEETALMESLEGKKGQPRYKPPFPANFGLYGKPTTINNTETYASVPAIIRNGPEWFKGLSKTANGGPKCFSVSGCVQKGGNFEVPLGTTFNELLEMAGGLKPGRKLKGAIPGGVSMPVLTAAELDNLPMDYDTIRALGSGLGSGAIVVLDDSVCCVKFACRISQFFHKESCGQCTPCREGTGWMHRVLERIVAGKATMEDLHQLKAVAGQIEGHTICAFGEAAAWPIQGFLRQFWDEFEYYIVNGHSMVDGKKVEAAAA; translated from the coding sequence ATGGCACATCACCACCAAGCTACCGGCCCGGTCGGTCCTGCGCCGCAGCCGCACAATGTGGTCTACACCACGCTGCATTTCGACACGCCCTGGTCGTACGAGAACTACGTCAAGACCGGTGGTTACGCCGCGCTGCGCAAGATCCTCGAGGAGAAGATCGCGCCGGCCGACGTCATCGAGATGGTCAAGCAGTCCGGCCTGCGCGGCCGCGGCGGCGCGGGCTTCCCGACCGGCCTGAAGTGGTCCTTCATGCCCAAGGGCGACATGCAGAAGTACATCCTCTGCAACTCGGACGAATCCGAGCCGGGCACCTGCAAGGACCGCGACATCCTGCGCTACAACCCGCACGCGGTGGTGGAAGGCATGGCGATCGCCTGCTACGCCACCGGTTCGACCGTGGGCTACAACTACCTGCGCGGTGAGTTCCACCACGAGCCGTTCGAGCATTTCGAGCAGGCCCTGGCCGATGCCTACAGCAATGGTTGGCTGGGCAAGAACGTGCTGGGCAGTGGCGTGGACATCGACATCTACGGTGCGCTGGGCGCCGGCGCCTACATCTGCGGCGAAGAAACCGCGCTGATGGAGTCGCTGGAGGGCAAGAAGGGCCAGCCGCGCTACAAGCCGCCGTTCCCGGCCAATTTCGGCCTGTACGGCAAGCCGACCACGATCAACAACACCGAGACCTACGCCTCGGTCCCGGCGATCATCCGCAACGGCCCGGAGTGGTTCAAGGGCCTGAGCAAGACCGCCAACGGCGGCCCGAAGTGCTTCTCGGTGTCCGGTTGCGTGCAGAAGGGCGGCAACTTCGAGGTGCCGCTGGGCACCACGTTCAACGAGCTGCTGGAAATGGCCGGTGGCCTGAAGCCGGGCCGCAAGCTCAAGGGCGCGATCCCGGGCGGCGTGTCGATGCCGGTGCTGACCGCGGCCGAGCTGGACAACCTGCCGATGGACTACGACACCATCCGTGCGCTGGGCTCGGGCCTGGGGTCGGGCGCGATCGTGGTGCTGGACGACAGCGTGTGCTGCGTGAAGTTCGCCTGCCGCATCAGCCAGTTCTTCCACAAGGAATCCTGCGGCCAGTGCACTCCGTGCCGCGAGGGCACCGGCTGGATGCACCGCGTGCTGGAGCGCATCGTCGCCGGCAAGGCCACGATGGAAGACCTGCACCAGCTCAAGGCGGTGGCCGGCCAGATCGAAGGCCACACCATCTGTGCGTTCGGCGAAGCGGCGGCATGGCCCATCCAGGGTTTCCTGCGCCAGTTCTGGGACGAATTCGAGTACTACATCGTCAACGGTCATTCGATGGTTGACGGCAAGAAGGTGGAGGCTGCTGCCGCATGA
- the accD gene encoding acetyl-CoA carboxylase, carboxyltransferase subunit beta, which yields MSWLSKLMPSGIRTENTPSKKRSVPEGLWEKCSNCGAALYRPELEENLEVCPKCDHHMPIRARARLASLLDEGSMVEIGARLGPTDVLKFKDQKRYGERIKSSQKNTGEYDALVAMRGELQGRALVVASFDFAFMGGSMGSVVGERFALAAETALELGCPFVCFSASGGARMQEGLLSLMQMAKTSAALGKLREAGLPYISVLTHPTTGGVSASFAMLGDINIAEPKALIGFAGPRVIEQTVREKLPEGFQRSEFLLEHGAIDQICDRRQMRDRLASLLAMMMRQERPSAQAVA from the coding sequence ATGAGTTGGCTCAGCAAGTTGATGCCTTCGGGCATCCGCACCGAAAACACTCCCAGCAAGAAGCGCAGCGTCCCCGAAGGTCTGTGGGAAAAGTGCAGCAATTGCGGCGCGGCGTTGTACCGGCCGGAGCTGGAAGAAAACCTGGAGGTGTGCCCCAAGTGCGACCACCACATGCCGATCCGAGCCCGTGCCCGCCTGGCCTCCCTGCTGGACGAGGGCAGCATGGTCGAGATCGGCGCCCGCTTGGGGCCGACGGACGTGCTCAAGTTCAAGGACCAGAAGCGCTACGGCGAGCGCATCAAGTCCTCGCAGAAGAACACCGGTGAATATGACGCTCTGGTGGCCATGCGGGGCGAGCTCCAAGGTCGCGCGCTGGTCGTCGCCTCGTTCGACTTCGCCTTCATGGGAGGATCGATGGGTTCGGTGGTCGGCGAGCGCTTCGCCCTGGCGGCCGAAACCGCGCTGGAGCTGGGCTGCCCGTTCGTGTGCTTTTCCGCCAGTGGTGGCGCGCGCATGCAGGAAGGCCTGCTGTCGCTGATGCAGATGGCCAAGACCTCGGCCGCGCTGGGCAAGCTGCGCGAAGCCGGCCTGCCGTACATCTCGGTGCTGACCCATCCGACCACCGGTGGCGTGTCGGCCTCGTTCGCGATGCTGGGCGACATCAACATCGCCGAGCCCAAGGCGCTGATCGGCTTCGCCGGTCCGCGTGTGATCGAGCAGACCGTGCGCGAGAAGCTGCCCGAAGGCTTCCAGCGTTCGGAGTTCCTGCTCGAGCACGGTGCCATCGACCAGATCTGCGACCGCCGCCAGATGCGCGATCGCCTTGCCTCGCTGCTGGCCATGATGATGCGCCAGGAGCGCCCGTCCGCGCAGGCGGTCGCCTGA
- a CDS encoding NADH-quinone oxidoreductase subunit A has translation MLAEYLPSLLFLIVATGIGVALMLVGRFLAPRSPDARKLSAYECGFEAFEDARMKFDVRYYLIAIQFIVFDLEIIFIVPWTQVFMEIGARSLITMGLFVGMLFLGFIYVWKKGALEWE, from the coding sequence GTGCTGGCCGAATATTTGCCGTCCCTGCTGTTTCTGATCGTTGCCACCGGTATCGGCGTGGCGCTGATGCTGGTCGGTCGATTCCTCGCCCCCCGTAGCCCGGACGCCCGGAAGCTCTCGGCCTACGAGTGCGGCTTCGAGGCCTTCGAGGATGCGCGCATGAAGTTCGACGTGCGCTACTACCTCATCGCCATCCAGTTCATCGTCTTCGACCTGGAAATCATCTTCATCGTGCCCTGGACCCAGGTGTTCATGGAAATCGGCGCCCGTTCGCTGATCACCATGGGCCTGTTCGTTGGCATGCTTTTCCTTGGCTTTATCTACGTTTGGAAGAAGGGAGCGCTGGAATGGGAGTGA
- the secG gene encoding preprotein translocase subunit SecG, with the protein MLMLILNVVYVLVAVAMIALILMQRGSGAAAGSGFGAGASGTVFGSRGASNFLSKSTKWLAIVFFGISLFMAWYATHGARPNTDAGLMSAPVETAAPAVAPGELQVPQAPVADPAAQGAVPTAAESTSSSEEKPSEGSQKD; encoded by the coding sequence ATGCTGATGTTGATCCTCAATGTGGTCTATGTGCTGGTGGCAGTGGCGATGATCGCCCTGATCCTGATGCAGCGCGGCTCGGGTGCGGCAGCGGGTTCGGGTTTCGGTGCCGGTGCTTCGGGCACGGTGTTCGGCTCGCGCGGCGCGTCGAACTTCCTGTCCAAGTCGACCAAGTGGCTGGCCATCGTGTTCTTCGGCATCAGCCTGTTCATGGCGTGGTACGCCACCCATGGCGCCCGCCCGAACACCGACGCTGGCCTGATGTCCGCACCGGTGGAGACGGCCGCCCCGGCCGTTGCCCCGGGCGAGCTGCAGGTGCCGCAGGCGCCGGTGGCCGATCCGGCTGCGCAAGGCGCTGTGCCGACTGCGGCCGAATCGACTTCTTCGAGTGAAGAAAAGCCGTCGGAAGGCTCGCAGAAAGACTGA
- the tpiA gene encoding triose-phosphate isomerase, translated as MRRKIVAGNWKLHGSRQFASDLVGGLVAAPVEGVELVVIPPVAYLDGLASGFAGRGVDFGAQDVSEHEKGAYTGEISAAMLADVGARYVLVGHSERRQYHHESSELVARKFAAALKAGLVPVLCVGETLEQREAGETEQVIAAQLRPVIDLVGAGGFSSAVVAYEPVWAIGTGRTASPEQAQAVHAFIRGEFASCDARIADSLPLLYGGSVKPDNAAELFSQPDVDGGLVGGASLVAADFLAIAKAAAGR; from the coding sequence ATGCGCCGCAAGATCGTCGCCGGTAACTGGAAACTCCATGGCAGCCGCCAGTTCGCTTCGGACCTGGTCGGCGGTCTCGTCGCCGCGCCGGTCGAAGGCGTGGAGCTGGTGGTCATCCCGCCGGTCGCCTACCTGGACGGCCTGGCCTCGGGGTTCGCCGGCCGCGGCGTGGATTTCGGTGCCCAGGACGTCAGCGAGCACGAGAAGGGTGCCTATACCGGCGAGATCTCGGCCGCAATGCTGGCTGATGTCGGTGCGCGTTACGTCCTGGTTGGCCATTCCGAGCGCCGCCAGTACCACCACGAGAGCAGCGAGCTGGTCGCCCGCAAGTTCGCCGCCGCGCTGAAGGCCGGCCTGGTGCCGGTGCTGTGCGTGGGCGAGACCCTGGAGCAGCGCGAGGCGGGCGAGACCGAGCAGGTGATCGCGGCCCAGTTGCGTCCGGTGATCGACCTGGTCGGCGCCGGGGGCTTCTCCTCGGCCGTGGTGGCCTACGAGCCGGTGTGGGCGATCGGTACCGGCCGCACCGCCAGCCCGGAGCAGGCGCAGGCCGTGCATGCCTTCATCCGTGGCGAATTTGCCTCGTGCGATGCTAGAATCGCCGATTCGCTGCCCCTCCTCTACGGTGGCAGCGTGAAGCCCGACAATGCCGCCGAGCTGTTCTCGCAGCCCGATGTCGACGGCGGGCTGGTGGGTGGCGCCTCGCTGGTGGCCGCCGATTTCCTGGCCATCGCCAAGGCGGCGGCTGGTCGCTAA
- the glmM gene encoding phosphoglucosamine mutase yields MSARRYFGTDGIRGRVGQGPISADFVLRLGNALGRVLLQRSAGRRPVVVIGKDTRISGYMFEAALEAGLVAAGTDVQLLGPMPTPAVAFLTRTLGADAGIVISASHNPHYDNGIKFFSAEGEKLDDATELALEAALDAPFSTVESERLGKAMRTRDAIGRYIEFCKASVPRGFHLRGTKVVLDCAHGATYHIAPLLFRELGAEVIAIGAEPNGVNINDGVGSMHVANLAAKVRETGADLGIAFDGDGDRVLMADDQGRPVDGDGLLYVLAHAWKASGRLRGPVVGTLMTNYGFEQAMGAAQIQFVRAKVGDRYVHQALVEGGGVLGGEASGHLLCLDRATTGDAIVSALQVLDVLQASGRSLRQALEGLVMVPQSTVNVRLTGDAKAVVGSDAVQAALAAAQSAVQGRGRAFLRPSGTEPVVRVTVEADSRELVDSTLQTLADAVRAAAA; encoded by the coding sequence ATGTCCGCGCGCAGGTACTTCGGGACCGACGGCATCCGTGGCCGGGTCGGACAGGGGCCCATTTCCGCCGATTTCGTGCTGCGCCTGGGCAACGCCCTGGGCCGCGTGCTGCTGCAGCGCTCCGCCGGCCGTCGGCCGGTGGTGGTGATCGGCAAGGACACCCGCATTTCCGGCTACATGTTCGAGGCCGCGCTGGAAGCCGGGCTGGTTGCCGCCGGTACCGACGTGCAGCTGCTCGGGCCGATGCCGACCCCGGCGGTGGCGTTTTTGACCCGCACCCTCGGTGCCGACGCCGGTATCGTCATCAGCGCCTCGCACAACCCGCACTACGACAACGGCATCAAGTTCTTCTCGGCCGAAGGCGAAAAGCTCGACGACGCGACCGAGCTGGCGCTGGAAGCTGCGCTGGACGCGCCGTTCTCCACGGTCGAATCCGAGCGCCTGGGCAAGGCCATGCGCACCCGTGATGCCATTGGCCGCTACATCGAATTCTGCAAGGCCAGCGTGCCGCGGGGCTTCCACCTGCGCGGGACGAAGGTGGTGCTGGACTGTGCGCATGGCGCCACGTACCACATCGCCCCGCTGCTGTTCCGCGAGCTGGGTGCCGAGGTCATCGCCATCGGTGCCGAGCCCAACGGCGTGAACATCAACGACGGCGTCGGCTCGATGCATGTCGCCAACTTGGCGGCCAAGGTACGGGAGACCGGCGCGGACCTGGGTATCGCCTTCGACGGCGACGGCGACCGCGTGCTGATGGCCGACGACCAGGGCCGGCCGGTGGATGGCGACGGCCTGCTGTACGTGCTGGCCCATGCGTGGAAGGCGTCCGGCCGCCTGCGCGGTCCGGTGGTCGGTACGCTGATGACCAACTACGGTTTCGAGCAGGCCATGGGCGCGGCGCAGATCCAGTTCGTGCGGGCAAAGGTCGGCGACCGTTATGTGCACCAGGCGTTGGTGGAAGGTGGCGGCGTGCTGGGTGGCGAGGCCTCCGGGCACCTGTTGTGCCTGGACCGCGCCACCACCGGCGATGCCATCGTCAGCGCGCTGCAGGTGCTGGACGTGCTGCAGGCCAGCGGTCGCAGCCTGCGCCAGGCGCTGGAGGGCTTGGTCATGGTCCCGCAGAGCACGGTCAACGTGCGCCTGACCGGCGATGCCAAGGCCGTGGTCGGCTCGGACGCCGTGCAGGCGGCGCTGGCGGCTGCGCAGTCGGCCGTGCAGGGGCGGGGAAGGGCGTTCCTGCGGCCTTCCGGCACCGAGCCGGTGGTCCGCGTGACGGTTGAGGCCGACAGCCGTGAGCTGGTCGATTCGACCCTGCAGACCCTGGCTGACGCGGTCCGCGCCGCGGCAGCCTGA
- a CDS encoding NADH-quinone oxidoreductase subunit C: MAQQASSFIDRLTARFAGAQVFVVEPRGEVTLEVPAAQWHDTCLALRDELGFEQLVDMCGVDYLGYGSDEWDTDDVSSQGFSRGVEGKAVGRFAWGEFPSRETAEGVQPQPLPQQRFAVVAQLRSYQHNLAMRVRCYAPNDELPVVASLTDVWPGVNWFEREAFDLFGVIFEGHPDLRRILTDYGFVGHPFRKDFPLIGNVEVRYDEEKKRVVYEPVTSVEPRVNVPRVIRDDARFQTAAGERAQTEAAK, translated from the coding sequence ATGGCACAGCAAGCATCCTCCTTCATCGATCGACTCACCGCGCGTTTCGCCGGCGCGCAGGTCTTCGTGGTCGAACCGCGCGGCGAAGTGACGCTGGAAGTGCCTGCCGCCCAGTGGCACGACACCTGCCTGGCGCTGCGCGACGAGCTCGGCTTCGAGCAGCTCGTCGACATGTGCGGCGTGGATTACCTGGGTTACGGCAGCGACGAATGGGACACTGACGACGTGTCCTCCCAGGGCTTCAGCCGTGGCGTGGAAGGCAAGGCCGTCGGCCGTTTCGCCTGGGGCGAGTTCCCCAGCCGCGAGACCGCCGAGGGCGTGCAGCCGCAGCCGCTGCCGCAGCAGCGTTTTGCCGTGGTCGCGCAACTGCGTTCCTACCAGCACAATCTGGCCATGCGCGTGCGCTGCTATGCGCCGAACGACGAGCTGCCGGTGGTCGCTTCGCTGACCGATGTGTGGCCGGGCGTGAACTGGTTCGAGCGCGAGGCGTTCGACCTGTTCGGCGTGATCTTCGAAGGTCATCCGGACCTGCGCCGCATCCTGACCGACTACGGTTTCGTGGGCCATCCGTTCCGCAAGGACTTCCCGCTGATCGGCAACGTCGAAGTGCGCTACGACGAAGAGAAGAAGCGCGTGGTTTATGAGCCTGTGACCTCGGTCGAGCCGCGTGTGAACGTGCCGCGCGTTATCCGCGACGACGCGCGTTTCCAGACCGCAGCCGGCGAGCGCGCGCAGACGGAGGCAGCGAAGTGA
- a CDS encoding NADH-quinone oxidoreductase subunit D, with protein sequence MNFGPQHPAAHGVLRLILEMDGETIMRADPHVGLLHRGTEKLAESKPFNQSIPYMDRLDYVSMMCNEHAYVRAIESLMGIEAPERAQYIRTMFDEITRILNHLMWLGSNALDLGAMAVMLYAFREREELMDCYEAVSGARMHAAYYRPGGVHRDLPDHMPKYKESRWRKGKTLKHFNAAREGSLLDFIENFTNEFPARVDEYETLLTDNRIWKQRTVGIGVVSPEQALAWGMTGAMLRGSGIEWDLRKKQPYAKYDAVDFDIPVGINGDCYDRYLVRVAEMRESNRIIKQCVQWLKANPGPVMVKNFKVAPPRREDMKDDMEALIHHFKLFSEGYCVPAGETYAAVEAPKGEFGCYLLSDGANKPFRVHLRAPGFAHLSSIDTIVRGHMLADVVAMIGTYDLVFGEVDR encoded by the coding sequence ATGAACTTCGGCCCGCAGCATCCGGCCGCGCACGGCGTGCTGCGCCTGATCCTGGAAATGGACGGCGAGACCATCATGCGTGCCGACCCGCACGTGGGCCTGCTGCATCGTGGCACCGAGAAGCTGGCCGAATCCAAGCCGTTCAACCAGTCGATCCCGTACATGGATCGACTGGACTACGTGTCGATGATGTGCAACGAGCACGCCTACGTCCGTGCCATCGAGAGCCTGATGGGCATCGAGGCGCCGGAGCGTGCGCAGTACATCCGCACGATGTTCGACGAGATCACCCGCATCCTGAACCACCTGATGTGGCTGGGTTCCAACGCGCTCGACCTGGGCGCGATGGCGGTGATGCTGTACGCCTTCCGCGAGCGCGAGGAGCTGATGGACTGCTACGAGGCGGTCTCCGGCGCGCGCATGCATGCGGCCTACTACCGTCCGGGTGGCGTCCATCGCGACCTGCCGGACCACATGCCCAAGTACAAGGAATCGCGCTGGCGCAAGGGCAAGACCCTAAAGCACTTCAACGCTGCCCGCGAAGGTTCGCTGCTGGACTTCATCGAGAACTTCACCAACGAGTTCCCGGCGCGCGTCGACGAGTACGAAACCCTGCTGACCGACAACCGCATCTGGAAGCAGCGTACCGTCGGCATTGGCGTGGTCTCCCCGGAACAGGCCCTGGCCTGGGGCATGACCGGCGCGATGCTGCGTGGTTCGGGTATCGAGTGGGACCTGCGCAAGAAGCAGCCGTACGCCAAGTACGACGCGGTTGATTTCGACATCCCGGTCGGCATCAACGGCGACTGCTACGACCGTTACCTGGTGCGCGTGGCCGAGATGCGCGAGTCCAACCGCATCATCAAGCAGTGCGTGCAGTGGCTGAAGGCCAACCCCGGCCCGGTCATGGTCAAGAACTTCAAGGTCGCTCCGCCCAGGCGCGAGGACATGAAGGACGACATGGAAGCGCTGATCCACCACTTCAAGCTGTTCAGCGAAGGCTACTGCGTCCCGGCCGGCGAGACCTACGCCGCGGTCGAGGCGCCGAAGGGTGAGTTCGGCTGCTACCTGCTGTCCGATGGCGCAAACAAGCCGTTCCGCGTGCACCTGCGCGCGCCGGGCTTCGCCCACCTGTCGTCGATCGACACGATCGTGCGCGGCCACATGCTGGCCGACGTGGTGGCGATGATCGGTACCTACGACCTGGTGTTCGGCGAGGTCGACCGGTGA
- the nuoE gene encoding NADH-quinone oxidoreductase subunit NuoE yields MKATGNFEAARDVDPMVVLSDKTRAHIDHWLTKFPPDRKRSAVLQGLHAAQEQNQGWLTDELIAAVAKYLDLPPVWAYEVASFYSMFETEKVGRNNVAFCTNISCWLNGAEDLVAHAEKKLGCKLGQSTADGRVYLKREEECLAGCAGAPMMVINGHYHERLTVEKVDELLDGLE; encoded by the coding sequence ATGAAGGCGACAGGTAATTTCGAGGCGGCGCGCGACGTCGACCCGATGGTGGTGCTGAGCGACAAGACTCGTGCACACATTGACCACTGGCTGACGAAGTTCCCGCCGGACCGCAAGCGTTCGGCGGTGCTGCAGGGGCTGCACGCCGCGCAGGAACAGAACCAGGGCTGGCTGACCGACGAGCTGATCGCCGCCGTGGCCAAGTACCTGGACCTGCCGCCGGTGTGGGCCTACGAGGTCGCCAGCTTCTACTCGATGTTCGAGACCGAGAAGGTCGGCCGCAACAACGTCGCCTTCTGCACCAACATCAGCTGCTGGCTCAACGGCGCCGAGGACCTGGTCGCGCATGCCGAGAAGAAGCTCGGCTGCAAGCTGGGGCAGTCCACCGCCGATGGTCGCGTGTACCTCAAGCGCGAGGAAGAATGCCTGGCCGGTTGTGCCGGCGCGCCGATGATGGTCATCAATGGCCATTACCACGAGCGCCTGACCGTCGAGAAGGTCGACGAGCTGCTGGACGGGTTGGAGTAA
- the trpA gene encoding tryptophan synthase subunit alpha, giving the protein MTAPRIDAAFARLKAEGRKALIPFITAGDPSLEATVPVMHALVAAGADVIELGVPFSDPMADGPTIQRSSERALARGAGMRYVLEAVAQFRLADTTTPVVLMGYLNPVEIRGAEGFASAAAEAGVDGVLLVDLPPEEAGDLRAAFAARQLALVLLASPTTPEARVARLCSDAAGYLYYVSFNGVTGASDLLDMDAAGQRLRHLRQAASVPVVAGFGIRDAATAAAMAVDADGVVVGSALVAELARASGVDDAAQRAGAFLWPLREALDRG; this is encoded by the coding sequence ATGACCGCACCGCGCATCGATGCCGCCTTCGCCCGCCTCAAGGCCGAAGGCCGCAAGGCCCTGATTCCTTTCATTACCGCCGGCGACCCGTCGCTGGAGGCCACGGTGCCGGTGATGCACGCACTGGTCGCCGCCGGCGCCGATGTGATCGAGCTGGGCGTGCCGTTCTCCGACCCGATGGCCGACGGCCCGACGATCCAGCGCAGCTCGGAGCGCGCGCTGGCCCGTGGTGCCGGCATGCGCTACGTGCTTGAGGCCGTGGCCCAGTTTCGCCTTGCCGACACCACCACCCCGGTGGTGCTGATGGGCTACCTCAACCCGGTCGAGATCCGCGGCGCTGAAGGCTTTGCCAGCGCCGCCGCCGAGGCGGGCGTGGACGGCGTGCTCCTGGTTGACCTGCCGCCGGAAGAAGCCGGCGACCTGCGTGCCGCGTTTGCCGCGCGCCAGCTCGCGCTGGTGCTGCTCGCCTCGCCGACCACGCCGGAAGCTCGCGTGGCCCGGCTGTGCAGTGACGCTGCCGGCTACCTCTACTACGTCAGCTTCAATGGCGTGACCGGTGCCAGCGACCTGCTGGACATGGACGCTGCCGGCCAGCGCCTGCGCCACCTGCGCCAGGCGGCCAGTGTGCCGGTGGTCGCCGGTTTTGGCATCAGGGATGCGGCTACCGCGGCGGCGATGGCGGTCGATGCCGACGGCGTGGTGGTGGGCAGTGCGCTGGTGGCCGAACTGGCCCGGGCCAGCGGCGTGGACGATGCGGCGCAGCGCGCCGGCGCCTTCCTGTGGCCCCTGCGCGAGGCGCTAGATCGCGGCTGA